A section of the Sporosarcina sp. ANT_H38 genome encodes:
- the nadD gene encoding nicotinate (nicotinamide) nucleotide adenylyltransferase, with protein sequence MKIGVYGSSFDPVTNVHLWTASTVAHRKKLDYVIFLPSSNKRLDKQLQTQNKHRVEMVKLAIDNNPKFILDDYELDVLPGNHYTYYTMEYFKEAFPDVEFYFIMGADLLVDIGKGEWRLAEELISRNKFIVMARNGIDILSTISKSPILRNHDDGRFQLLDKGLAMEISSTYIRQEFAMGGEPQYLLPGSCYEYIKNNGLYQKVVD encoded by the coding sequence ATGAAAATAGGTGTTTATGGTTCTTCATTCGACCCTGTGACCAACGTTCATTTGTGGACAGCCTCAACAGTGGCACATCGTAAAAAATTAGACTATGTTATTTTTCTACCTTCATCAAACAAACGGTTAGATAAACAATTACAAACGCAAAACAAGCATCGAGTGGAAATGGTAAAGTTAGCAATTGACAATAATCCTAAATTCATCTTGGATGATTACGAACTAGATGTATTACCAGGTAATCACTATACGTATTACACAATGGAGTATTTCAAAGAAGCGTTCCCTGATGTAGAGTTTTATTTCATTATGGGTGCTGATTTGTTGGTGGACATCGGAAAGGGAGAATGGCGCTTGGCAGAAGAGTTAATTAGTCGAAATAAATTTATCGTGATGGCTAGAAATGGAATTGATATTCTGAGCACGATTTCGAAATCACCTATTCTGCGAAATCATGATGATGGTAGATTCCAATTGTTAGATAAAGGATTAGCGATGGAAATTAGTTCGACGTATATTCGACAAGAATTTGCAATGGGGGGAGAACCGCAGTATTTATTGCCAGGTTCCTGCTATGAATACATTAAAAATAATGGCCTTTATCAAAAAGTCGTCGACTAA
- a CDS encoding nicotinate phosphoribosyltransferase has protein sequence MTKKYQDEGLALHTDLYQINMAETYWEDNMHNKRAVFELYFRKLPFETGYGIFAGLERIIEFIKEYRFTESDIAYLREELGYEEDFLAYLQTVRFNGTIRSMKEGELVFANEPILQVEANLAEAQLIETALLNIVNYQTLIATKAARIKQVAGEQTVMEFGTRRAHEFDAAVWGTRAAYIAGFSTTSNVRAGKMFGIPVSGTHAHSMVQAYKDEYKAFHKYARRHKECTFLVDTFDTLRSGVPIAIQVAKELGDSINFNAIRLDSGDLAYLSKEARKMLDKAGFTTTKIVASNDLDEKTIMNLKAQGAKIDMWGVGTKVITAFDQPALGAVYKLVAIEDDKGNMVDTIKISGNPEKVTTPGLKKVYRIVNTVNNRAEGDYIAMMDENPQAEEKLKMFHPTHTFISKFVTNFEAIELHQDIFVKGELVYVSPSIHEIQAYAKNNLNLLWDEYKRTLNPEQYPVDLSQKCWDNKMRNIREEQEKVQDLNS, from the coding sequence ATGACTAAAAAATATCAAGACGAGGGGCTAGCACTACACACGGATTTGTACCAAATTAACATGGCGGAAACGTATTGGGAAGATAATATGCACAACAAACGAGCGGTGTTTGAACTCTATTTTCGCAAGTTGCCTTTTGAAACGGGTTACGGTATTTTTGCAGGATTGGAACGGATCATTGAATTTATTAAAGAGTATCGTTTTACGGAAAGTGATATTGCTTATTTACGAGAAGAATTAGGTTATGAAGAGGATTTCCTAGCATATTTGCAAACGGTGCGCTTTAATGGAACTATTCGATCAATGAAAGAGGGAGAATTGGTTTTCGCGAATGAACCGATTCTACAAGTGGAAGCAAATTTGGCAGAAGCTCAGTTGATAGAGACAGCTCTCTTGAATATCGTGAATTATCAAACACTCATTGCGACGAAAGCAGCACGTATCAAACAAGTGGCAGGAGAACAAACGGTAATGGAATTTGGAACGAGACGTGCACATGAGTTTGATGCGGCGGTGTGGGGAACAAGAGCGGCTTATATAGCTGGATTTTCCACAACGAGTAATGTGAGAGCCGGTAAGATGTTTGGCATCCCTGTGTCTGGAACACACGCACATTCGATGGTTCAAGCGTATAAAGATGAATACAAAGCATTTCATAAATACGCTCGTCGTCATAAAGAGTGTACGTTTTTAGTGGATACTTTTGATACGTTGCGGTCTGGTGTGCCGATAGCGATTCAAGTAGCGAAAGAACTGGGAGATAGCATTAATTTTAATGCGATTCGTTTAGATAGTGGTGACTTGGCTTACTTATCAAAAGAAGCTCGAAAAATGTTGGATAAAGCAGGATTTACAACAACGAAAATCGTTGCTTCAAACGACTTAGATGAAAAAACCATTATGAACTTGAAGGCACAAGGAGCGAAAATTGATATGTGGGGTGTGGGAACAAAAGTGATTACCGCATTTGACCAACCAGCTCTGGGTGCTGTTTATAAATTGGTGGCGATTGAGGATGATAAGGGGAATATGGTTGACACAATTAAAATATCTGGAAATCCAGAGAAAGTAACAACTCCGGGATTGAAGAAAGTGTATCGCATTGTGAACACGGTGAATAATCGTGCCGAGGGTGATTACATTGCTATGATGGATGAGAATCCCCAAGCGGAAGAGAAATTAAAAATGTTTCACCCGACTCATACATTTATCTCGAAGTTTGTGACGAACTTTGAAGCGATCGAATTACACCAAGACATTTTTGTAAAGGGAGAGCTTGTGTATGTGTCCCCATCTATACACGAAATTCAAGCGTATGCTAAAAACAATTTAAACCTCCTGTGGGATGAATATAAGCGTACCTTGAATCCAGAACAGTATCCCGTAGATTTAAGTCAGAAATGTTGGGATAATAAAATGAGAAATATTCGTGAGGAACAAGAAAAAGTACAGGACCTGAATAGCTAA